From one Fusobacterium sp. DD2 genomic stretch:
- a CDS encoding OmpA family protein, whose product MKNTKKVVCSLLLGLTLVGCTSSPFVDETGSVNKKTSGTAGGAAAGALIGQLIGKDTKGTLIGAGIGALAGLGWGAYRDHQEQELRERLKNTDVQVNREGENLNLYLPGGVTFATNSADITSSFYGPLNSIATVLTQYPETRIIVNGYTDNTGRAEYNLDLSQRRANSVKDYLISQGVSYNRVSAIGHGIKNPRATNSTPEGRAENRRVEIQILPLN is encoded by the coding sequence ATGAAAAATACAAAAAAAGTTGTATGCAGTTTATTGTTAGGTCTGACTCTAGTAGGATGTACTTCATCTCCATTTGTAGATGAAACAGGTTCTGTAAATAAAAAAACTAGTGGTACAGCTGGTGGAGCTGCTGCTGGAGCACTTATAGGACAGCTTATTGGAAAAGACACTAAAGGAACATTAATTGGGGCAGGAATCGGTGCATTAGCTGGTCTTGGATGGGGAGCTTATAGAGACCATCAGGAACAGGAATTAAGAGAGAGATTAAAAAATACCGATGTTCAAGTTAATAGAGAAGGGGAAAACTTAAATCTATATCTACCTGGAGGTGTAACTTTTGCTACTAACAGTGCAGATATAACTTCTTCATTCTATGGACCACTTAACTCTATAGCTACTGTTTTAACTCAATATCCTGAAACTAGAATAATAGTAAATGGATATACAGATAACACAGGACGTGCTGAATACAACCTTGATCTATCTCAAAGAAGAGCAAACAGTGTTAAGGATTATCTAATTTCTCAAGGTGTATCATACAATAGAGTATCTGCTATTGGACATGGTATTAAAAATCCAAGAGCTACAAACTCTACACCTGAAGGAAGAGCTGAAAACAGAAGAGTTGAAATTCAAATTCTTCCTCTAAACTAA